In Aquimarina spinulae, a single window of DNA contains:
- a CDS encoding LacI family DNA-binding transcriptional regulator, which yields MKRKVTLKQIAKELDVSISTVSKALKDSAEISLDTRQKVKAFAKLYNYKPNNIALSLKNRKTKTIGVIIPEIVHHFFTTVIGGVEKVANEKGYNVIICSSNNSFDKEVINLEMLASGSADGFILSVAKETQLKKDYHHIEETMSQGMPVVLFDRIIDEVVCDKVIIDDAKGAQTATNHLLSIGCKKIAILTTVDYISVGKLRTNGYLRALRAYDIPEKEELILKIEDIDNCEAEISDFLLDKDIDAVFAVNELFAVTAAKVLDAQGKKVPDDIAIIGFTDGILSKHFIPSLTTISQHGEDMGIRAAKLLIDKLEGDDAVTEEYRTVIIDTSLIERKSTKK from the coding sequence ATGAAGAGAAAAGTTACATTAAAACAAATAGCAAAGGAGCTGGATGTTTCTATTTCTACAGTATCTAAAGCATTAAAAGATAGTGCAGAGATAAGTTTAGATACCAGGCAAAAGGTAAAAGCCTTTGCCAAGCTATACAATTACAAACCTAATAATATAGCGTTAAGTCTTAAGAATAGAAAAACTAAGACCATAGGTGTTATTATTCCAGAAATTGTGCATCACTTTTTTACGACTGTAATTGGCGGGGTAGAGAAGGTAGCAAATGAAAAAGGGTACAATGTAATCATATGTTCTTCGAATAACTCTTTTGATAAAGAGGTTATTAACTTAGAAATGCTGGCCAGTGGGAGTGCCGATGGATTTATCCTGTCTGTAGCCAAAGAAACACAGCTTAAAAAAGATTATCATCATATCGAAGAGACCATGAGCCAGGGGATGCCCGTTGTACTTTTTGATCGAATTATTGATGAGGTCGTATGTGATAAAGTGATTATAGATGATGCCAAAGGAGCTCAAACCGCTACAAATCACCTGCTTTCTATTGGATGTAAGAAAATAGCCATCCTTACTACGGTAGATTATATAAGTGTTGGTAAATTAAGAACTAATGGGTATCTAAGAGCATTAAGAGCTTATGATATTCCTGAAAAAGAAGAGCTTATTCTTAAAATAGAGGATATCGATAATTGTGAAGCCGAAATTTCGGATTTCTTACTGGATAAGGATATAGATGCTGTTTTTGCAGTAAATGAATTATTTGCAGTTACAGCAGCCAAAGTTCTTGATGCACAAGGCAAAAAAGTTCCTGATGATATCGCTATTATTGGTTTTACCGATGGTATTCTTTCTAAACATTTTATCCCAAGCTTAACTACGATAAGCCAACATGGAGAAGATATGGGGATACGAGCAGCAAAACTTCTTATCGATAAATTAGAAGGGGATGATGCTGTAACAGAGGAGTATAGAACAGTTATTATTGATACAAGTCTGATTGAAAGAAAATCGACAAAAAAATAA
- a CDS encoding SusC/RagA family TonB-linked outer membrane protein, producing MKTFTKSALFLLWLIPMSFFAQSTVNGTVTDAGSGQPIPGVNIIVKGTTNGTTSDFDGNYTINNVNNEDIIVFSYVGFIPQEMVYSGQATIAITLEEDAAELEQVVLIGYGATRKKDLTGSVALVTSEDFNTGNNVTPENLFNGRVAGVSINTNGGPAANSEIRIRGGASLNASNDPLIVVDGLPLNDPGDLANGSRSILSSINPNDIESFSILKDASAAAIYGNRGANGVIIITTKKGKKNLQISLDSKTSATRAHETVDVFSADEYRAFIAENFPTRVADLGTANTDWQDEIYRTAFSTDHNLSVSGSLMQVLPTRVAIGRSDQEGLRKTSKFERTTTSLSLNPRLFNNHLKIDVNANLNFEKNRFAPGVEGAAITFDPTQPVLDSSSPYGGFFEYRDSSTGFASNNVQRNPLAQLLQTKEIANVRRYFGNIKLDYQLHFFPDIRAVVNLGIDDSETDRFQERSTESATGFNATQGEFLGFKSDTDLLVKNRLLDAYLTYNKTLGRLDIEATGGYSYQKFELDKYETGDQRDPGNFPERTIDPDEVLLAYFLRTNLKFNDRYFLTASIRRDGTSRFGEDNRWGYFPSASFGWQISEENFLRNSSTVSNLRLRLGYGITGQQDIDQAYAYLERYRRSSPLTQYILDGELINIVQPQFRNEDIEWEKITEYNIGLDYGFWNDRISGAIDVFRKESDDLLSQAPIPDAANFSNQGFQNIGKFITEGIEFSINADVIRNSNLKWNVSYNATFIDREIESLAFGQDILTTGIGGGTGNTIQIHRQGEAPFSFFTYAQIYDTNGKPIEGAYADLNGDGIINNNDRYISGKGTPDLIMGLQSSVSYKNFDFSFSMRANIGNEIYNNVASSNAQRGNIFRTVFNNTPSSIVDTNFQNTSDVILSDYYIEDASFLRMDNITLGYTLRDLMKGVSSLRLWAGVQNAFVITDYSGLDPEIQNNGVDNTIFPRGRSLLLGLNYKY from the coding sequence ATGAAAACATTTACCAAAAGCGCATTGTTTTTATTATGGTTGATACCAATGAGCTTTTTTGCACAGTCAACTGTTAATGGGACAGTTACTGATGCTGGAAGTGGTCAGCCCATTCCTGGTGTAAATATCATTGTTAAAGGAACCACAAACGGAACAACTTCTGATTTTGATGGTAACTATACTATAAACAATGTTAACAATGAGGATATTATTGTATTCTCTTATGTTGGATTTATACCTCAAGAAATGGTATATAGTGGTCAGGCCACTATTGCTATCACATTAGAAGAAGATGCTGCAGAACTCGAGCAGGTAGTACTGATTGGGTATGGTGCAACCAGAAAGAAAGATCTAACAGGATCTGTTGCTTTGGTTACATCAGAGGATTTCAATACGGGTAACAATGTTACTCCCGAAAATCTATTTAACGGTCGAGTTGCAGGTGTATCCATTAACACTAACGGTGGTCCTGCCGCTAATTCTGAAATCAGAATCAGAGGTGGCGCATCACTAAACGCATCTAATGATCCACTAATTGTTGTAGATGGCTTACCTCTAAATGATCCAGGAGATTTAGCCAATGGTTCAAGATCTATTCTTTCTTCAATCAACCCCAACGATATTGAATCTTTTTCTATCCTTAAAGATGCATCGGCAGCTGCTATCTACGGTAACCGTGGTGCAAATGGTGTGATCATTATCACCACCAAAAAAGGGAAAAAGAACTTACAGATCAGTTTAGATTCTAAAACCAGTGCCACTCGTGCGCATGAAACAGTAGATGTTTTTTCTGCAGATGAGTATAGAGCATTTATCGCAGAAAATTTTCCTACTCGTGTTGCTGATTTAGGTACTGCAAACACAGATTGGCAGGATGAGATTTACAGAACGGCTTTTTCTACAGATCATAACTTATCTGTAAGTGGTTCTCTTATGCAAGTCTTACCTACGAGGGTTGCCATAGGAAGATCAGATCAGGAAGGACTTAGAAAAACATCTAAATTTGAGAGAACTACAACATCTCTTTCTTTAAATCCAAGGTTATTTAATAATCACCTAAAAATAGACGTAAACGCTAACTTAAACTTTGAAAAAAACCGGTTTGCGCCTGGTGTAGAAGGGGCGGCTATTACTTTTGATCCAACTCAGCCAGTCCTTGACTCAAGTTCTCCTTACGGAGGTTTTTTTGAATACCGAGATTCTAGTACTGGATTTGCCTCAAACAACGTTCAGAGAAACCCTCTGGCTCAACTATTACAAACAAAAGAGATCGCTAATGTAAGACGGTATTTTGGGAATATAAAACTAGACTATCAATTACACTTCTTTCCCGATATACGCGCTGTAGTAAACCTGGGAATAGATGATAGCGAAACAGACAGATTCCAGGAACGTTCTACCGAAAGTGCAACCGGTTTTAATGCTACACAAGGAGAATTTTTAGGTTTTAAATCAGATACAGATCTGTTAGTAAAAAACCGACTTCTGGATGCTTACCTTACCTATAACAAAACTCTTGGTCGATTAGACATCGAAGCAACAGGAGGATACTCTTATCAAAAATTCGAATTAGATAAGTATGAAACAGGAGATCAACGTGATCCAGGTAATTTCCCAGAAAGAACCATTGATCCAGACGAGGTATTACTAGCATATTTCTTAAGAACCAACTTAAAATTTAATGACAGATACTTTTTAACCGCATCTATACGTAGAGATGGTACTTCTCGATTCGGAGAAGACAACAGATGGGGGTATTTTCCTTCGGCATCTTTTGGATGGCAAATAAGCGAAGAAAACTTCCTTAGAAACTCTTCTACCGTAAGTAATTTACGATTACGTTTAGGATATGGTATTACTGGTCAGCAAGATATTGATCAAGCTTATGCATACTTAGAGCGATACAGAAGAAGTAGTCCTCTTACACAATATATCCTTGATGGAGAGCTCATCAATATTGTACAGCCACAATTTAGAAATGAAGATATCGAATGGGAAAAGATAACCGAATATAATATCGGTTTAGACTACGGTTTCTGGAACGATAGAATTAGTGGTGCAATCGATGTGTTTAGAAAAGAATCCGATGATTTACTTTCTCAGGCGCCGATTCCCGATGCTGCCAACTTTTCTAACCAGGGATTTCAGAACATAGGTAAGTTTATAACAGAAGGTATAGAGTTTTCTATTAATGCAGATGTTATTAGAAATAGCAACCTAAAATGGAATGTAAGCTATAATGCAACATTTATAGACCGAGAAATAGAAAGTCTGGCATTTGGTCAGGATATCTTAACCACTGGTATTGGTGGCGGTACAGGTAATACTATCCAGATACATAGACAAGGAGAGGCTCCGTTCTCGTTCTTTACCTATGCACAAATTTATGATACCAATGGCAAACCTATAGAAGGTGCATATGCCGATCTTAATGGTGATGGAATCATTAATAATAATGACCGATATATTTCTGGTAAAGGTACTCCAGACTTAATCATGGGGCTTCAATCTAGTGTAAGCTATAAGAATTTTGATTTTAGCTTTAGTATGAGAGCTAATATCGGTAACGAAATTTATAATAATGTTGCTTCTTCAAATGCACAACGAGGTAATATATTTAGAACCGTATTTAACAATACACCATCATCAATAGTAGATACTAATTTTCAGAATACTTCAGATGTTATTCTTTCTGATTATTATATAGAGGATGCTTCTTTTCTACGAATGGATAACATTACATTAGGGTATACGCTTAGAGATCTTATGAAAGGAGTATCCAGTCTTCGATTATGGGCTGGAGTGCAGAATGCATTTGTTATTACGGATTATTCTGGGCTAGATCCCGAAATTCAAAATAACGGTGTAGATAATACTATTTTCCCTAGAGGAAGATCACTCTTACTAGGATTAAATTATAAATACTAA
- a CDS encoding RagB/SusD family nutrient uptake outer membrane protein encodes MKLYKIFLYTFLSIGIFTSCEGDLDIELEDDDDLLASDVFNTREDYLKALGGVYANLSLVGLDVDASGDPNQSNLAGIDAGTSQYVRGLFSMQDVSTDEVIWTYENDPGIREIQRNTWDANNVIVLGFWARATFEISLANEFLRQTTDAKLDERGVSAALRSEVRTFRAEARVLRALAYYHLMDLYGRAPFATENDQVGFIRVPEIKGQALFDYIEKELLEVNADLLDINPGQNYARADKGVAKMILAKIYLNAEVYLGAGNGRYSECVQTTQEIINSGYSLTPNYLYNFIADNDANGAQNEIIFPIVGDGANVRNFGGASIIIQGQQNADGFKPTPASLGVQGFTTLYRARKQFSELFVTDPVFQNDDRNTLVTQDISSDPANTDPPVDRPIEIGSDFTDFSKGYLVSKYSNIKSTGEAGQSARFVDTDFPLFRLADAYLMYAEAHLRSGGGDRATALGYVNALRERAFGDVSGNITDAELTLDFILDERARELYWEAHRRQDLIRYGKYTGGAYNWRYKGGTPNGSSISDNFKLFPVPASSRAANPNLGQNTGF; translated from the coding sequence ATGAAATTATATAAGATTTTTTTATACACATTTCTATCCATAGGTATCTTCACCTCTTGCGAAGGGGATTTGGATATCGAATTAGAAGATGATGATGATTTACTAGCGAGTGATGTATTTAATACTCGAGAAGATTACCTTAAAGCTCTTGGCGGAGTATATGCAAACTTATCATTAGTTGGTCTTGATGTTGATGCTAGTGGTGACCCTAATCAATCCAATCTTGCTGGTATCGATGCCGGAACAAGTCAATATGTTCGTGGTTTATTTAGTATGCAAGACGTATCTACCGATGAAGTGATATGGACTTATGAGAATGATCCTGGGATTCGTGAGATCCAGAGAAATACATGGGATGCCAATAATGTTATTGTCCTAGGTTTTTGGGCGAGAGCAACATTTGAAATCTCTCTGGCAAATGAATTTTTACGCCAGACTACAGATGCCAAATTAGATGAGAGAGGTGTATCTGCAGCTCTTAGAAGTGAGGTTAGAACCTTTAGAGCAGAAGCTCGCGTATTAAGAGCATTAGCCTACTATCATCTTATGGATCTATATGGTCGCGCTCCTTTTGCAACAGAAAATGATCAGGTAGGGTTTATAAGAGTACCGGAAATTAAAGGTCAGGCGTTATTCGATTATATAGAAAAAGAACTTCTCGAAGTAAATGCAGACTTATTAGATATAAATCCTGGTCAAAACTATGCCCGTGCTGATAAAGGAGTGGCAAAAATGATTTTGGCCAAGATCTATCTAAATGCCGAAGTGTATTTAGGAGCAGGTAATGGTCGTTACTCAGAATGTGTACAAACAACCCAGGAGATTATTAATAGCGGATATTCACTAACCCCTAATTATCTGTATAACTTTATTGCAGATAATGATGCTAATGGTGCTCAAAACGAAATCATATTTCCTATTGTTGGTGATGGTGCAAACGTAAGAAACTTTGGTGGTGCATCAATCATCATCCAGGGACAACAAAATGCAGATGGTTTTAAACCTACTCCTGCTTCATTAGGAGTTCAAGGGTTTACTACACTATATAGAGCGAGAAAACAATTCTCTGAGCTATTTGTTACCGATCCGGTTTTTCAAAATGATGATAGAAATACGTTGGTGACTCAGGATATTAGTTCTGATCCGGCAAATACAGATCCTCCTGTAGACAGGCCTATCGAGATTGGTTCTGATTTCACAGATTTCTCTAAGGGATACCTGGTTTCTAAATATTCTAATATAAAGTCAACAGGTGAAGCCGGACAAAGCGCAAGATTTGTCGATACCGATTTTCCATTATTCAGGTTAGCAGATGCTTATTTAATGTATGCAGAGGCTCATCTTAGAAGTGGTGGCGGTGATCGAGCTACTGCTCTGGGGTATGTAAATGCCCTTAGAGAAAGAGCGTTTGGAGATGTGTCTGGAAATATTACAGATGCCGAACTCACCCTGGATTTTATCCTTGACGAAAGAGCACGAGAATTATATTGGGAAGCTCACAGAAGGCAAGATTTAATCCGATATGGTAAATATACCGGTGGGGCCTATAACTGGAGATATAAAGGAGGAACACCTAATGGGTCTTCAATCTCAGATAATTTTAAACTATTTCCGGTTCCGGCATCCAGTAGAGCTGCTAATCCTAATCTAGGACAGAATACTGGATTCTAA
- a CDS encoding SusF/SusE family outer membrane protein has product MKKISILLFACIAALCFNACVEDEEPTFVIQNEQTEGPLIVTANSTVSLVKDLEDQRAFTLVWEDAGYNINTPITYTIEAGLGGTNFETTLDPAVIATTSDRFYNWTIGELNNLAIGLGIEPDKEGAIDLRVISSIGTNGGSAIPSNATSLTVTPYATVIPQKDLFLVGSATAPGWDNNNNNPPLVRDPSNQNVFKFTGKFLGGGDIAFKFLEVLGEWQPQWGLSGGSLASSATLGSDPDTFSVAAEGYYTLDVNIQDLTYTVNAFDASGATDYTAQGIGIIGDSTPGGWDNDTDLTQSAFDPHLWYINGIVLTNGEAKFRANNAWDVNWGADTAITGYATDGGPNIPVAAGTYNVWFNDIDGSYVFIIQ; this is encoded by the coding sequence ATGAAAAAAATATCAATACTACTATTTGCATGTATCGCTGCACTTTGCTTCAATGCGTGTGTAGAAGATGAAGAACCAACGTTTGTTATTCAAAACGAACAAACAGAAGGGCCTTTAATTGTAACCGCCAATTCTACAGTTAGTCTTGTTAAAGATTTAGAAGATCAACGCGCTTTTACCTTAGTTTGGGAAGATGCAGGATATAATATTAATACTCCTATCACCTATACTATAGAAGCCGGTTTAGGAGGTACAAATTTTGAAACAACCTTAGACCCTGCTGTTATTGCAACTACCAGTGATCGTTTTTATAACTGGACCATTGGAGAGCTTAACAACCTTGCCATCGGATTAGGTATAGAACCTGATAAAGAAGGAGCGATAGATCTACGTGTGATTTCTTCTATCGGAACAAATGGTGGAAGCGCTATACCATCTAATGCAACCTCTTTAACGGTTACTCCTTATGCTACTGTCATTCCTCAAAAAGATCTTTTCTTAGTAGGTAGTGCAACCGCACCAGGATGGGATAATAATAATAATAACCCTCCATTAGTAAGAGACCCTAGTAACCAGAATGTATTTAAATTCACTGGTAAATTTTTAGGTGGTGGTGACATCGCTTTCAAATTCTTAGAAGTATTAGGCGAATGGCAACCACAATGGGGATTAAGCGGTGGTAGTTTAGCCAGTAGTGCGACCCTTGGTTCTGATCCGGATACATTCTCTGTTGCTGCAGAAGGATATTATACACTCGATGTAAACATTCAGGATTTAACCTATACCGTTAATGCATTTGATGCTAGTGGCGCTACCGATTATACAGCTCAAGGTATTGGTATTATTGGTGATTCTACTCCGGGAGGATGGGATAATGATACTGATCTTACTCAATCTGCTTTTGATCCACACTTATGGTATATCAATGGGATTGTATTAACCAATGGTGAGGCAAAATTTAGAGCTAATAACGCCTGGGATGTAAACTGGGGTGCAGATACTGCAATAACAGGATATGCTACTGATGGTGGCCCTAATATTCCTGTAGCTGCAGGAACCTATAACGTATGGTTCAATGACATAGACGGAAGTTATGTTTTTATCATTCAATAA
- a CDS encoding alpha-amylase, translating into MKKITHISTKTILLLGGLVLGLTGCSDDDDSANDAAPIITSQSLKMDLAERKKENAGVFMQAFYWDTEPAGEWYNEVSTRIEDYKASGINRIWLPAPGKGASGGLSMGYDPSDYFDVGEFDQHGTVETRFGSRQELEDLIQKAHANDIEVIADIVIGHNSGGGKQANPFRGGTEVYSLFNESNGNASGKFNRSNEHFHPNDIHDHDDQALFFAETDLCHDQQYVQDWLWGRDDSVAEFYKKTLGFDGWRFDYVKSFDPKWVKAWNAKIGGFSVGENFDGNQQVLKDWVDASGSTAFDFACFYRLDETLDRANDLTALGEADNMLRKLDPANAVTFVANHDTEKDDNPENRISYNNKLLAYSYILTHDGYPTIFYLDYEAFKGQLKTLIQIYTTLAVGDVEILEASKDEYIMKRSGSGDNPGLILYMNIGQQTKQRVVKTNWANKTLVDYTDNSRATPTTDAEGNATLQAPAGGYAIWSVTKE; encoded by the coding sequence ATGAAAAAAATAACACATATATCAACCAAAACCATCCTCCTTTTAGGAGGGTTGGTTCTTGGATTGACCGGTTGTTCTGATGATGATGATTCTGCAAACGATGCTGCACCCATAATCACAAGTCAATCTCTAAAAATGGATTTGGCAGAACGTAAGAAAGAGAATGCAGGTGTATTCATGCAGGCTTTTTATTGGGATACAGAACCTGCAGGAGAATGGTATAATGAAGTAAGCACAAGGATTGAAGACTATAAAGCTTCTGGAATCAATAGAATATGGCTCCCTGCTCCGGGAAAAGGCGCCTCGGGAGGTTTATCTATGGGATATGATCCTTCTGATTATTTTGATGTTGGTGAGTTTGACCAGCATGGTACTGTAGAAACCCGTTTTGGATCCAGGCAAGAATTAGAAGACCTCATCCAGAAAGCACATGCTAATGATATAGAGGTGATTGCCGATATTGTAATAGGGCATAACTCTGGAGGAGGAAAACAAGCGAATCCTTTTCGCGGGGGTACCGAAGTATACTCTTTGTTTAATGAATCAAACGGAAATGCCTCTGGTAAATTTAACCGTTCTAATGAGCATTTTCACCCTAATGATATTCATGATCACGATGATCAGGCTTTGTTTTTTGCCGAAACAGACCTTTGCCATGATCAGCAATATGTACAGGATTGGTTATGGGGTAGAGATGACTCTGTTGCAGAATTCTATAAAAAAACCCTTGGTTTTGATGGATGGCGTTTTGACTACGTAAAGAGTTTTGACCCTAAATGGGTTAAAGCCTGGAATGCTAAAATTGGAGGGTTCTCTGTAGGAGAAAATTTTGATGGAAACCAACAAGTACTAAAAGACTGGGTAGATGCATCTGGATCAACTGCTTTTGATTTTGCATGTTTCTACAGATTAGATGAAACCCTAGACAGAGCAAATGATCTTACCGCATTAGGCGAAGCCGATAATATGCTTAGAAAACTAGATCCAGCTAATGCTGTTACTTTTGTTGCTAATCATGATACCGAAAAAGATGATAATCCCGAGAATAGAATAAGCTATAATAACAAGCTACTTGCCTACTCTTATATTCTTACTCATGATGGGTATCCAACTATTTTTTATCTAGATTATGAAGCTTTTAAAGGGCAACTTAAAACCCTTATCCAGATTTATACGACATTAGCTGTTGGTGATGTAGAAATACTCGAAGCTAGTAAAGATGAGTATATCATGAAAAGAAGTGGTAGCGGTGATAACCCGGGACTAATTCTATACATGAATATTGGCCAGCAAACAAAGCAACGTGTTGTAAAAACCAACTGGGCAAACAAAACCCTTGTTGACTATACCGATAATTCTAGAGCTACTCCTACTACAGACGCAGAGGGTAATGCCACACTACAGGCACCTGCAGGAGGATATGCCATATGGTCTGTAACCAAGGAATAA
- a CDS encoding AraC family transcriptional regulator codes for MDSLVKLDFEELHDQFYDTIETNPILAKIYAKAYLQKGKNTDSVLNISKGFYYMSRLHKDDLERRFFYVDSAIGIIKKSRHKKFLTFLYTHKGAVYEKKGVFNKAIDHYLEGLEFAKKTNHTNYVILLNRNIAILKRQLGKYEEAKLIFRKCLAYEEPISDKTKNNYLKYLLTTSELVTTYRKNKEIDSAISLNNKGIIMSKGKTIQCLFKLNQGILQYYSNEYENAIKNINLALDTILKPENQAAYLERYDLLNGYLFIGSSYNALSKKELAISYYKKVDSVIQKSNYVIPETRLAYSEIISYYKSINDRDNQLYYINRLLYNDSLFHSRYITTTDKLNSEFDTPILISQKENIIHELKVKNNQSYYVIFITSIVIIIITSILFNIYRKNKRYKKHFDELMVSTNNEVKRNNTKINEENTSIGISKEVVKIILKALNEFEKNNGFLELNITSGTLAKKINTNSKYLTKVIKFYRDKSFSPYINDLRVDYIVERLKTDKKIQKYTIKALANEAGFNSTEVFSKSFFKRTGIYPSYFIKKLNS; via the coding sequence TTGGATTCTTTGGTAAAGCTAGATTTTGAAGAACTTCATGATCAATTTTATGATACAATAGAGACAAACCCTATACTAGCTAAAATCTATGCAAAAGCATATTTGCAAAAAGGAAAGAATACTGATAGTGTTCTTAATATTTCCAAAGGTTTTTATTACATGTCACGTCTCCATAAAGATGATCTGGAAAGACGCTTTTTTTATGTTGACAGCGCAATAGGTATAATAAAAAAATCGAGACATAAAAAATTCCTTACATTTTTGTATACTCACAAAGGAGCTGTGTATGAAAAAAAGGGTGTTTTTAATAAAGCTATAGATCATTATTTAGAAGGTTTGGAATTTGCAAAAAAGACTAACCACACCAATTATGTAATCCTTTTAAATCGTAACATTGCAATATTAAAAAGGCAACTAGGAAAGTATGAAGAGGCTAAGTTAATATTTAGAAAATGTTTAGCTTACGAAGAACCTATATCAGATAAGACAAAAAATAACTATTTAAAATACCTTTTAACTACCTCTGAGTTAGTAACTACTTATAGAAAAAATAAAGAAATAGACTCTGCTATTAGCTTAAATAATAAGGGAATTATTATGTCTAAAGGAAAAACAATACAGTGTTTATTCAAATTAAATCAAGGAATACTTCAATACTATAGCAATGAATATGAAAATGCAATTAAAAATATAAATCTCGCACTAGATACAATATTGAAACCTGAGAATCAAGCGGCTTACCTAGAAAGGTACGATTTATTAAATGGATATCTTTTTATAGGGAGTTCCTATAACGCTTTATCTAAAAAGGAGTTAGCCATTTCCTATTATAAAAAAGTAGATTCGGTTATTCAGAAATCTAATTATGTAATTCCAGAGACAAGATTGGCATATTCAGAAATTATAAGTTATTATAAATCTATTAATGATAGAGACAATCAGCTTTATTATATAAATAGGTTACTTTATAATGATAGTTTATTTCACAGCAGATATATAACTACGACAGATAAATTAAACTCAGAATTTGATACCCCTATTTTAATATCACAAAAAGAAAATATCATTCATGAACTTAAAGTCAAAAATAATCAGTCCTATTATGTGATTTTTATCACATCAATAGTTATAATTATTATTACTTCTATTCTTTTCAATATTTATAGAAAAAATAAGCGATACAAAAAACATTTTGACGAACTCATGGTTTCTACAAATAATGAGGTCAAAAGAAACAATACTAAAATAAATGAAGAAAATACTTCAATAGGTATTTCAAAAGAGGTTGTTAAAATTATTCTAAAAGCCCTCAATGAATTTGAAAAAAATAATGGGTTTTTAGAACTAAATATTACTTCTGGAACATTAGCCAAAAAAATAAATACAAATTCTAAGTATTTGACAAAGGTTATTAAATTTTATAGAGATAAAAGCTTTTCTCCCTATATTAATGATTTAAGAGTTGATTATATTGTAGAAAGATTAAAAACGGATAAAAAAATACAAAAATATACGATTAAAGCATTAGCCAATGAAGCAGGTTTTAATTCTACCGAAGTATTCTCGAAATCTTTTTTTAAAAGAACTGGCATATATCCATCTTATTTTATTAAAAAATTAAACTCCTAA
- a CDS encoding DUF6624 domain-containing protein, whose amino-acid sequence MKKTIFLLVLALVFSCKQQKKEIKTEVSTKELTVEEKAQYTALKNEAWKLYESKDYLQSAKKYAEAFGISGYHGNTSDIYNAACSWALAKEVDSAFVQLSRIAEKGEYTNYNHITKDSDLSILHSDERWNQVLALVKANKEKAEINFDKPLVALLDTIYQNDQGPRRQINEVIEKYGRDSDELKQHWKKIAAKDSVNLIKVEKILDKKGWLGKDIIGNRGNTTLFMVIQHSDLEVQEKYLPMIKEAVKKGNIRPSSLALLEDRIAIRKGNKQIYGSQIGRDTEADTYYIYPLQDPDHVDKRRAKVGLGPLQDYVSRWDITWDPEKYKQQLPDLEKKLNK is encoded by the coding sequence ATGAAAAAAACAATATTCCTATTAGTTCTAGCTCTGGTATTTTCTTGTAAGCAGCAAAAAAAGGAAATCAAAACCGAAGTTAGTACCAAAGAACTTACTGTTGAAGAGAAAGCCCAATACACTGCTTTAAAAAATGAAGCTTGGAAACTCTATGAATCTAAGGATTATCTGCAATCTGCTAAGAAATACGCAGAAGCTTTTGGGATAAGTGGATACCATGGGAATACATCAGACATATATAATGCTGCTTGCTCCTGGGCCTTGGCCAAAGAAGTAGACTCTGCGTTTGTACAACTATCCCGAATTGCCGAGAAAGGAGAATATACTAATTACAACCACATTACCAAAGATAGTGACCTCTCTATCTTACATTCGGATGAGCGATGGAACCAAGTTCTGGCATTAGTTAAAGCAAACAAAGAAAAAGCTGAGATCAATTTTGATAAACCGTTAGTTGCCCTACTCGATACCATATACCAGAATGATCAAGGGCCAAGAAGACAAATAAATGAAGTAATAGAAAAATACGGCAGAGATTCTGATGAGCTAAAACAACATTGGAAAAAAATAGCTGCTAAAGATTCGGTCAACCTGATAAAAGTTGAAAAAATACTGGATAAAAAAGGCTGGCTGGGTAAAGATATCATTGGTAATAGAGGAAATACTACCTTGTTTATGGTGATACAACATTCTGACTTAGAAGTACAAGAAAAATATCTACCCATGATAAAAGAAGCTGTAAAGAAAGGAAATATACGGCCAAGTAGTTTAGCATTGTTAGAAGACAGAATTGCTATACGTAAGGGGAACAAACAAATTTATGGGAGTCAAATCGGGCGAGACACAGAAGCTGATACATATTATATTTATCCGCTACAAGATCCTGATCATGTAGACAAAAGAAGAGCAAAGGTTGGACTTGGACCACTACAGGATTATGTTTCTAGATGGGATATCACCTGGGATCCAGAAAAATATAAACAACAGTTACCAGATTTAGAAAAAAAACTAAACAAGTAA